The Metabacillus sediminilitoris genome window below encodes:
- the glmM gene encoding phosphoglucosamine mutase, whose amino-acid sequence MGKYFGTDGVRGVANSELTPELAFKIGRFGGYVLTKDKERPKVLIGRDTRISGHMLEGALVAGLLSIGAEVMRLGVISTPGVAYLTKVLGAQAGVMISASHNPVQDNGIKYFGPDGFKLSDEQELEIERLMDQEEDTLPRPVGEHLGQVNDYFEGGQKYLQFLKQTVDEDFTGIHVALDCAHGATSSLATHLFADLDADVSTMGTSPNGLNINDGVGSTHPEAMAAFLKEKGADIGLAFDGDGDRLIAVDENGQIVDGDQIMYICAKFLNSEGRLKKNTVVSTVMSNLGFYKGLEEHEIKSIPTAVGDRYVVEEMKKNDYNLGGEQSGHIIFLDYNTTGDGLLTGLQLVNIMKLTGKKLSELAGEMRKYPQLLINVKVTDKYKVTENEKVKEIISTVEQEMNGNGRILVRPSGTEPLVRVMAEAPTEEQCREYVERIVAVVKQEMGIE is encoded by the coding sequence ATGGGAAAGTATTTTGGTACAGACGGAGTACGTGGAGTTGCTAATAGTGAATTAACACCTGAATTAGCCTTTAAAATTGGCCGGTTCGGTGGATATGTATTAACAAAAGATAAAGAAAGACCAAAAGTTTTAATCGGGAGAGACACTCGCATTTCAGGTCATATGTTAGAGGGAGCTCTTGTAGCAGGTCTTCTATCTATTGGAGCTGAAGTAATGCGTTTAGGCGTAATCTCTACACCTGGTGTAGCTTATTTAACAAAGGTTCTTGGTGCGCAAGCGGGTGTTATGATCTCTGCATCACATAATCCTGTTCAAGATAATGGAATTAAGTATTTTGGTCCTGATGGTTTTAAGCTGTCTGATGAACAAGAACTTGAAATTGAACGTTTAATGGACCAAGAAGAGGATACATTACCTAGACCTGTTGGTGAACATTTAGGACAAGTTAATGATTATTTTGAAGGCGGTCAAAAATATCTTCAATTTTTGAAACAAACTGTTGATGAGGACTTTACTGGCATCCATGTTGCTTTAGATTGTGCACACGGTGCTACTTCTTCACTAGCTACACATCTGTTTGCGGATTTAGATGCTGATGTTTCGACAATGGGTACATCTCCAAATGGATTAAATATAAATGATGGAGTTGGTTCAACACATCCAGAAGCAATGGCAGCATTTCTAAAAGAAAAGGGAGCAGATATCGGGCTAGCATTTGATGGTGATGGTGATCGCCTTATTGCGGTTGATGAAAATGGTCAAATCGTTGATGGTGACCAAATTATGTATATCTGTGCGAAATTCTTAAACAGTGAAGGCAGATTAAAGAAAAATACTGTTGTATCAACAGTAATGAGTAATCTTGGCTTTTACAAAGGGCTTGAAGAGCATGAAATTAAAAGTATCCCAACAGCAGTTGGAGATCGCTATGTTGTAGAGGAAATGAAGAAAAATGATTATAATCTTGGTGGAGAACAATCCGGTCATATTATCTTCCTTGATTACAATACAACTGGTGACGGATTACTAACTGGATTACAACTAGTAAACATCATGAAACTTACTGGAAAAAAATTATCAGAGCTTGCTGGTGAAATGAGAAAATATCCTCAATTGCTTATTAATGTAAAGGTTACAGATAAATATAAAGTAACCGAAAATGAAAAAGTAAAAGAAATCATTTCAACGGTAGAACAAGAAATGAACGGTAACGGACGTATTTTAGTTCGTCCGTCAGGAACAGAACCATTGGTTCGGGTAATGGCCGAAGCTCCAACAGAAGAACAATGCCGTGAATATGTTGAAAGAATTGTCGCAGTAGTAAAGCAAGAAATGGGTATTGAATAA
- the cdaA gene encoding diadenylate cyclase CdaA, producing the protein MGYEDIPILHYLGIAVDILLVWYVIYKLIMVARGTKAVQLLKGITVIIVVRMLSQYLGLSTLQWLMDQALTWGFLAIIIIFQPELRRALEQLGRGRIFTRGGVPGEDDSDITVEAIIKATEYMAKRRIGALMSIEKETGMSDYIETGIPLNSMISSELLINIFIPNTPLHDGAVIIHKNIIAAAGCYLPLSESPFISKELGTRHRAALGISEVTDSLTIIVSEETGSISAARNSELHRDLSQDELREILQTELNHSPKAVSSNRWQWRGKKNG; encoded by the coding sequence ATGGGATATGAGGATATACCAATATTACATTACCTCGGCATAGCTGTTGATATTCTCCTTGTTTGGTACGTGATTTACAAATTAATTATGGTAGCAAGGGGAACAAAGGCTGTCCAGCTATTAAAAGGAATTACAGTGATAATTGTTGTACGCATGTTGAGTCAATACTTAGGTTTAAGTACATTACAGTGGTTAATGGATCAAGCCTTAACATGGGGATTTTTAGCCATTATTATCATTTTCCAGCCAGAGCTGCGAAGAGCATTGGAACAGCTAGGTAGAGGACGAATATTTACTCGAGGTGGTGTACCTGGAGAAGATGATTCGGATATAACTGTTGAAGCAATTATTAAGGCAACAGAATATATGGCTAAGCGACGTATTGGCGCATTAATGTCGATTGAAAAAGAAACAGGGATGAGCGATTACATAGAAACTGGGATACCTTTAAATTCAATGATTTCTTCGGAATTATTGATTAATATCTTTATTCCTAACACACCTCTTCATGATGGGGCAGTGATTATACATAAGAATATCATTGCAGCAGCAGGTTGTTATCTACCGCTTTCGGAAAGTCCGTTTATTTCAAAGGAGCTTGGTACAAGGCACCGGGCTGCTTTAGGGATTAGTGAGGTAACGGATAGTTTAACCATTATTGTTTCTGAAGAGACAGGCAGTATCTCTGCTGCGCGTAACAGTGAACTACATCGGGATCTATCTCAAGATGAATTAAGAGAGATTTTGCAAACTGAGTTAAATCATAGTCCAAAAGCTGTTTCCTCAAACCGTTGGCAATGGAGGGGAAAGAAAAATGGATAA
- a CDS encoding KinB-signaling pathway activation protein, translating to MNSRNWVRLFLSTLLVGGVTTSIIGFAFKWSEYKELFSSFDILEILSILFWLFGVGLIFSVISQMGYFAYLTVHRFGLGIFRTVSLWNLAQIILIIFVIFDLVYFRFQLFAEGNESIVSYVLLALYILIVGLIIAFFKKSSTNKEAFIPALFFMIVVTTIEWFPALRVNESDWLLLMLVPLQVCNAYQLLMLPKFIGTKKS from the coding sequence GTGAATAGTCGAAATTGGGTGCGTTTATTTTTAAGTACTTTACTTGTAGGTGGGGTAACCACAAGTATTATTGGATTTGCTTTTAAATGGTCAGAATATAAAGAGCTATTTAGCAGCTTTGATATTCTAGAAATACTATCTATTTTATTCTGGCTTTTTGGAGTCGGGTTAATATTTAGTGTTATTAGTCAAATGGGCTATTTTGCTTATTTAACTGTACATAGGTTTGGTTTAGGTATATTCCGTACTGTTTCGTTATGGAATTTAGCACAAATCATTTTAATTATTTTTGTCATATTTGATTTAGTTTATTTCCGTTTTCAATTATTTGCTGAGGGAAATGAATCCATTGTATCTTATGTTTTACTGGCATTATATATATTAATTGTCGGTCTTATTATTGCGTTTTTTAAAAAATCAAGTACAAATAAAGAAGCTTTTATTCCTGCACTGTTTTTTATGATTGTTGTTACAACAATAGAATGGTTTCCAGCTTTGAGAGTAAATGAAAGCGATTGGTTGTTACTTATGCTTGTGCCCTTACAGGTTTGTAATGCGTATCAATTACTGATGCTGCCTAAATTCATTGGAACAAAGAAAAGCTAG
- the glmS gene encoding glutamine--fructose-6-phosphate transaminase (isomerizing) yields the protein MCGIVGYIGQKDAKEILLKGLEKLEYRGYDSAGIATMNNDGVHIFKEKGRIAELRESVDEKVEAMTGIGHTRWATHGIPSRINAHPHQSTTSRFTLVHNGVIENYAILKREYLHNVQLISDTDTEVIVQVIEKFVAEGLEVEEAFRQTLSILKGSYAIALLDEQNPDMIYVAKNKSPLLVGLGDGSFNVVASDAMAMLQVTDQYVEIMDKEMVFVERESVTIKDLQGNVINRAPYKAEIDASDIEKGTYPHYMLKEIDEQPLVMRKIIDKYRNAVGGLTVDADIVNAVNAADRIYIIAAGTSYHAGLIGKQFIENWAKIPVEVHIASEFSYNMPLLSENPLFIFISQSGETADSRSVLVQIKELGHKALTITNVQGSTLSREADYTLLLHAGPEIAVASTKAYTAQLAVLSILAAVAAHGKGLSLEFDLTKELGIVANAMEVLCDQKEEMEAIAKEYFSTTRNAFFIGRSVDYYVGLEGALKLKEISYIQAEGFAGGELKHGTIALIENGTPIIALATQEHVNLSIRGNVKEVVARGANPCIISMKGLEEEDDRFVLPSIHEQLAPLAAVIPLQLISYYAALHRGCDVDKPRNLAKSVTVE from the coding sequence ATGTGCGGAATCGTAGGTTATATTGGACAAAAAGATGCTAAGGAAATTTTACTTAAAGGATTAGAAAAGTTAGAATATCGTGGGTATGACTCTGCTGGTATTGCAACAATGAATAATGATGGAGTTCATATTTTTAAAGAAAAAGGTCGTATCGCTGAGCTTCGTGAAAGTGTTGATGAAAAAGTTGAAGCCATGACAGGTATTGGTCATACAAGATGGGCAACTCACGGCATACCAAGTCGAATCAATGCTCATCCACACCAAAGTACAACTAGCAGATTTACACTTGTGCATAACGGTGTTATTGAAAATTACGCTATTTTAAAACGTGAATATTTGCATAATGTTCAATTGATAAGTGATACAGATACAGAAGTAATCGTTCAAGTAATTGAAAAATTTGTAGCGGAAGGATTAGAGGTTGAGGAAGCGTTCCGTCAAACGTTATCAATCTTAAAAGGCTCATATGCAATTGCACTATTAGATGAGCAAAATCCTGATATGATTTATGTAGCAAAAAACAAAAGCCCACTTCTTGTTGGTTTAGGTGATGGCAGCTTCAATGTTGTTGCATCAGATGCAATGGCAATGCTCCAAGTAACGGACCAATACGTTGAAATTATGGACAAAGAAATGGTTTTTGTTGAACGTGAATCTGTTACAATTAAAGATTTACAAGGAAACGTAATTAATCGTGCACCTTACAAAGCTGAAATCGATGCTAGTGATATTGAAAAGGGCACATATCCTCACTACATGTTGAAAGAAATCGATGAGCAACCTCTAGTAATGAGAAAAATCATTGATAAATACCGTAATGCAGTCGGCGGACTAACAGTTGATGCAGATATTGTTAATGCAGTAAATGCTGCTGATAGAATCTATATCATTGCAGCAGGAACAAGCTATCACGCTGGCTTAATTGGAAAACAATTTATTGAAAACTGGGCAAAGATCCCTGTAGAAGTTCACATCGCAAGTGAATTCTCATACAATATGCCATTGCTTTCTGAAAATCCATTATTTATCTTTATTTCACAAAGTGGTGAAACAGCAGATAGTCGATCCGTTCTTGTGCAAATTAAAGAGCTTGGACATAAAGCATTGACGATTACGAATGTACAAGGTTCTACATTGTCCCGTGAAGCAGACTATACGCTTCTATTACATGCAGGTCCTGAAATTGCCGTTGCTTCGACAAAAGCATATACAGCACAACTAGCGGTATTATCGATTCTTGCAGCTGTTGCAGCTCATGGTAAAGGACTTTCTTTAGAATTTGATTTAACAAAAGAACTAGGAATCGTAGCAAATGCAATGGAAGTTCTTTGTGATCAAAAAGAAGAAATGGAAGCTATTGCTAAAGAGTATTTTTCTACTACTCGTAATGCATTCTTCATTGGCCGTTCTGTTGATTACTATGTAGGACTTGAAGGCGCACTTAAGCTAAAAGAAATCTCTTATATCCAAGCAGAAGGTTTTGCGGGTGGAGAGCTTAAACATGGTACGATTGCATTAATCGAAAATGGTACACCGATTATTGCATTAGCTACACAAGAACATGTAAACTTAAGCATTCGTGGAAATGTAAAAGAGGTTGTAGCACGTGGGGCTAATCCATGTATTATCTCGATGAAAGGTCTTGAAGAAGAAGACGATCGTTTTGTTCTTCCAAGCATTCATGAACAGCTTGCACCGCTTGCAGCAGTTATTCCATTACAATTGATCTCTTACTATGCAGCTTTACACCGTGGTTGTGATGTTGATAAACCACGTAATCTTGCGAAGAGTGTTACGGTCGAGTAA
- the sigW gene encoding RNA polymerase sigma factor SigW, with protein sequence METIVKTRIKQVKKGDQNAFAEIVDLYKDKIYQLCYRMLGNAHEAEDTAQEAFIRAYVNIHTYDMNKKFSTWLYRIATNLSIDRIRKKKPDYFLDAEIAGTEGLTMYSQVAADVALPEEELETIELQQTIQKEILKLPDKYRSVIVLKYIDELSLKEISEILDIPIGTVKTRIHRGREALRKQLRHL encoded by the coding sequence ATGGAAACGATTGTAAAAACTAGGATAAAGCAAGTTAAAAAAGGCGATCAAAATGCATTTGCTGAGATAGTTGATTTGTATAAAGATAAAATCTATCAGTTATGTTATCGAATGCTTGGAAATGCCCATGAAGCAGAAGATACTGCACAGGAAGCTTTTATACGTGCATATGTAAACATTCATACATATGATATGAATAAAAAGTTTTCTACATGGCTTTATCGAATCGCTACAAATCTTTCGATTGATCGAATTCGAAAAAAGAAACCAGATTATTTTTTAGATGCAGAAATAGCTGGAACTGAAGGTCTAACAATGTATTCCCAAGTCGCTGCAGATGTAGCATTACCTGAGGAAGAGCTTGAAACAATTGAACTCCAGCAAACGATTCAAAAGGAAATATTAAAGCTCCCTGATAAGTATCGATCGGTGATTGTCTTAAAGTATATAGATGAGCTATCATTGAAAGAAATTAGTGAAATACTAGACATACCAATAGGTACCGTAAAAACACGAATTCACAGAGGGAGAGAGGCCCTTAGAAAACAATTAAGGCATTTATAA
- the pdaB gene encoding polysaccharide deacetylase family sporulation protein PdaB produces the protein MNHFHVIHMKKIKQLALIMIAAFFTAGILYVENVLNYPVFSTSEGPKAIYRGETKNNEVALTFDISWGDVNAEPILDTLKKQKINNATFFLSASWAERHPDIVKRIVDEGHQVGSMGYAYKNYTDLEPNDIRRDLSLANEVFTELGVKNVTLLRPPSGGFNKDVLKIAEKQGYTVVHYSIDSDDWTNPGVEIIVKNTTSSLKGGDIILLHASDSAKQTNKALPAILKELNNRGLKNVTVGDLIANADAKSSEVK, from the coding sequence ATGAATCATTTTCATGTCATTCATATGAAAAAAATCAAACAGCTAGCGTTGATTATGATAGCTGCATTCTTTACTGCTGGAATTTTGTATGTAGAAAATGTATTAAATTACCCTGTTTTTTCTACTTCTGAAGGACCTAAAGCCATTTATCGAGGAGAGACGAAAAACAATGAAGTTGCATTAACCTTCGATATCAGCTGGGGAGATGTTAACGCCGAGCCTATCTTAGATACATTAAAAAAACAAAAAATCAATAATGCTACATTCTTTTTATCTGCTTCATGGGCAGAAAGACATCCAGATATAGTGAAGCGGATCGTTGATGAGGGACATCAAGTTGGCAGTATGGGATATGCTTATAAAAATTACACCGATCTGGAACCAAATGATATTAGAAGAGATTTATCTTTAGCAAATGAAGTATTTACTGAATTAGGAGTTAAAAATGTTACTTTGTTACGGCCACCAAGTGGGGGCTTTAACAAGGATGTCCTTAAAATTGCAGAAAAACAAGGGTATACCGTTGTTCATTATAGTATTGATTCAGACGACTGGACAAATCCGGGTGTTGAAATAATTGTCAAAAATACAACATCATCTTTAAAAGGCGGGGATATCATCCTATTACATGCTTCTGATTCAGCTAAACAAACAAATAAAGCATTACCTGCTATCTTGAAAGAACTAAATAACAGAGGCTTGAAAAATGTAACTGTTGGCGATCTCATCGCTAATGCTGATGCAAAGTCCTCAGAAGTAAAATAG
- the gerD gene encoding spore germination lipoprotein GerD, whose amino-acid sequence MKRHTLLMILGMAVFGLMFSGCAPQEESGGQIDYEETKKMVVDILKTDDGKKALQEVMKDEEMKQVLVMDQKIITETIQSTLTSDKGTKFWQKVFEDPKFVESFATSLQEEHEKVIKSLMKDPEYQKLLIGIFQDPEMQKTMQTSIKSQEFRKHLQDVILETLSSPLYKVKIQETLLKAAEEAGQQQSGGEQSSQQGSGGGQGGEQGGSGS is encoded by the coding sequence ATGAAGAGACACACGCTCCTAATGATATTAGGGATGGCGGTATTTGGTTTAATGTTTTCTGGATGTGCACCCCAAGAAGAATCCGGTGGACAAATTGATTATGAAGAAACAAAAAAAATGGTTGTTGATATATTAAAAACAGATGATGGAAAGAAAGCACTACAAGAAGTTATGAAAGACGAAGAAATGAAACAGGTACTCGTTATGGATCAAAAGATCATAACAGAAACAATTCAAAGTACATTAACCTCTGACAAAGGAACAAAGTTTTGGCAAAAAGTTTTTGAGGATCCGAAATTTGTTGAGAGTTTCGCAACAAGCTTACAAGAGGAACATGAAAAAGTTATAAAATCTTTAATGAAAGATCCAGAATATCAAAAATTGCTTATCGGAATTTTTCAAGATCCTGAAATGCAAAAAACGATGCAGACTTCCATTAAAAGTCAGGAGTTTAGAAAACACCTTCAAGATGTCATTCTGGAAACATTATCAAGTCCATTATATAAAGTTAAAATACAAGAAACATTATTAAAAGCTGCTGAAGAAGCTGGACAGCAGCAAAGCGGCGGGGAACAATCTTCTCAACAAGGAAGTGGTGGTGGTCAAGGTGGAGAACAAGGTGGAAGTGGTAGCTAA
- a CDS encoding SgcJ/EcaC family oxidoreductase: MKNQIELLYQQLLTAWNHQDAHGMAKLFTEKGVQIGYDGSEVIGSVEIFSHLNPIFEDHPTAQFVSKVKEVRYLSSEVAILRAIAGMVPPGKSDINPQVNTHHTIVAIKDGGNWSIELFQNTPAQFHGRPELVEQMTEELRELLK; this comes from the coding sequence ATGAAAAATCAAATTGAATTACTTTATCAGCAATTATTAACTGCATGGAATCATCAGGATGCTCATGGAATGGCAAAGCTATTTACAGAGAAGGGTGTCCAAATTGGCTATGATGGAAGTGAAGTGATTGGCAGTGTAGAGATCTTTTCTCACCTAAATCCGATATTTGAAGATCATCCTACTGCGCAATTTGTAAGCAAAGTGAAAGAGGTACGTTATCTTAGTTCTGAGGTAGCAATTTTACGAGCAATTGCAGGCATGGTGCCACCAGGAAAGTCAGACATTAACCCGCAAGTAAACACACATCATACTATAGTTGCCATAAAAGACGGAGGAAATTGGAGTATTGAGCTTTTTCAAAATACACCAGCTCAGTTTCATGGAAGACCTGAATTAGTTGAGCAAATGACTGAGGAATTAAGAGAGTTGCTCAAGTGA
- a CDS encoding anti-sigma factor family protein, with translation MSCSSEFVQLLHKYMDHEVTSEEEKKIKEHLQTCKECYQHFHELEKTVALVKSTSHIEAPIDFTKAVMDKLPKEKRTVSWKRWFKGHPLLAAASMFVLLMTGSLFSAWNEDQDFSVSKQSNLVVENSKVTVPKGEVVKGDVTVKNGELIIEGTIQGDVTVINGDNYLAQAGQVTGEIEEVDELFEWLWYHIKSISEDVVGVFS, from the coding sequence ATGAGCTGTTCTTCGGAATTTGTTCAGCTTTTGCATAAATATATGGATCATGAAGTAACTAGTGAGGAAGAAAAGAAGATAAAAGAACATCTACAAACTTGTAAGGAGTGTTATCAGCATTTTCACGAACTAGAAAAGACTGTAGCACTTGTAAAGAGCACATCTCATATTGAGGCTCCAATAGATTTTACAAAAGCAGTCATGGATAAACTTCCAAAGGAAAAACGAACTGTTTCATGGAAGAGATGGTTTAAAGGTCACCCATTATTAGCAGCAGCATCTATGTTTGTCTTACTTATGACAGGTAGTCTCTTTTCTGCATGGAATGAGGATCAGGATTTTAGCGTTTCGAAACAATCTAATTTGGTTGTGGAGAACAGTAAGGTTACTGTTCCTAAGGGAGAGGTAGTAAAAGGGGATGTTACTGTTAAAAATGGAGAATTAATAATCGAAGGTACGATCCAAGGAGATGTCACAGTCATTAATGGTGATAATTATCTTGCGCAAGCTGGTCAGGTAACAGGAGAGATCGAGGAAGTTGACGAGTTGTTTGAATGGTTATGGTACCATATAAAATCTATTTCTGAAGATGTTGTAGGTGTTTTTAGTTAA
- a CDS encoding CdaR family protein, with product MDKLIDNRWVMRIIALFLALMLYATVNIDSGSPVNQPTTPLAQSPTSDQATVTDVPVVTYFDQENLVVTGVPESVNVTLEGSRISLTKARQLRDFEVYADLTKLSIGTHEVRLKYKNLSEDLKASISPSVITVTLEEKISKDFTVEVDYLNENKLEVGYTPDQPIVTPNLIKVTASKEVIDQIESVKAQVNLETAEETINKESRITIYDRDGNILPVEVEPSVVDVTVPIKSPSKVLPFKIIREGELEKGLSISSIESDLKEITVFGPLDVLEKLEFIDGVKVDLSKIKEDTVLEVDVPKPEGINKVNPEKLEIKVDVEKQEEKSFTNKSVKTVGLSEGKIVEIISPESGTLDVKINGAPSVIKDIKSSDIELYINLADLSDGEHEVDVEVNGPQDITWSLQQDKVKVKISSAS from the coding sequence ATGGATAAGTTGATAGATAATCGTTGGGTAATGAGGATTATTGCTCTGTTTTTAGCGTTAATGTTATATGCAACCGTTAATATTGATTCAGGCTCACCTGTTAATCAACCAACAACGCCATTAGCTCAATCACCTACCTCAGACCAGGCAACTGTAACAGATGTACCAGTTGTTACATACTTTGATCAGGAAAACCTAGTTGTTACAGGTGTCCCTGAATCAGTAAATGTGACCTTAGAGGGTTCAAGGATTTCATTAACAAAGGCAAGGCAACTTAGAGATTTCGAAGTTTATGCAGACTTAACAAAATTATCAATTGGAACACATGAAGTAAGACTTAAATATAAAAATCTATCTGAAGACTTAAAAGCGAGTATAAGCCCCTCAGTCATTACAGTTACACTTGAAGAAAAGATTTCTAAAGATTTTACAGTTGAAGTCGATTATCTTAATGAGAATAAGCTTGAGGTAGGTTACACACCTGATCAGCCGATTGTAACGCCAAATTTGATTAAAGTAACAGCTTCTAAAGAAGTAATCGATCAAATAGAGAGTGTGAAAGCACAAGTAAATCTCGAAACTGCAGAAGAAACGATTAATAAGGAATCACGGATTACAATCTATGATCGTGATGGAAATATACTTCCGGTTGAGGTTGAGCCTTCTGTTGTTGATGTAACAGTTCCTATAAAAAGTCCAAGTAAAGTCTTGCCTTTTAAAATAATTAGGGAAGGTGAGCTAGAAAAAGGCTTAAGTATATCTAGCATTGAATCAGATCTAAAGGAAATTACTGTTTTTGGTCCATTAGATGTTTTAGAAAAACTAGAATTTATTGATGGAGTTAAGGTTGATCTAAGTAAAATCAAAGAGGATACTGTACTAGAAGTTGATGTGCCTAAACCTGAAGGGATTAATAAAGTAAATCCAGAAAAGCTTGAAATTAAGGTTGATGTAGAAAAGCAAGAAGAAAAATCTTTTACTAATAAGTCGGTAAAAACAGTTGGTTTATCTGAAGGGAAAATTGTAGAGATCATAAGCCCTGAGTCTGGAACACTTGATGTGAAAATTAACGGGGCACCTTCAGTCATAAAAGATATAAAATCATCAGATATAGAATTATATATAAACTTAGCTGACCTTAGTGATGGTGAGCATGAGGTAGATGTAGAAGTAAATGGCCCGCAAGATATAACATGGTCATTGCAACAGGATAAAGTAAAAGTGAAAATTTCGTCGGCCTCATAA
- a CDS encoding Mrp/NBP35 family ATP-binding protein: MLREQELRTIIGQLQDPFLHITLEELNAIKEVKIKEEKSHVSLKIGIAKTNTAEQLKLQQQIVDTVKEAGAESVGIRFHELPQETIAAYQDSSTSESHSLLSPNSKTTFVAIASGKGGVGKSTVSVNLAVALARLGKKVGLIDADIYGFSVPDMMGITKRPVVRGEKIIPVERFGVEVISMGFFVEDNAPVIWRGPMLGKMLTNFFHEVEWGDLDYLLLDLPPGTGDVALDIHSMLPACKEIIVSTPHPTAAFVAARAGAMAIQTDHEIIGVIENMAYFESAKTGEKEYIFGRGGGEKLAEELRVPLIGKIPLQQPDWNEEDFAPSVYGEDHPIGQIYLSIGKQVTNLIPVKA; this comes from the coding sequence ATGCTACGAGAACAAGAATTACGTACAATAATAGGACAACTGCAGGATCCTTTTTTACATATAACGTTAGAAGAGCTGAACGCCATTAAAGAAGTGAAAATAAAAGAGGAAAAATCACATGTTAGTTTAAAAATTGGTATTGCTAAAACAAACACTGCTGAACAACTTAAGTTACAGCAGCAAATTGTCGACACAGTAAAAGAAGCGGGTGCTGAATCGGTAGGGATTCGGTTCCATGAGCTTCCACAAGAAACGATTGCTGCCTATCAGGATTCATCTACTAGTGAATCACATTCTTTATTATCACCTAATAGTAAGACTACATTTGTTGCTATTGCAAGTGGAAAAGGTGGAGTAGGTAAATCAACAGTTTCGGTTAACCTTGCTGTTGCTCTAGCACGTTTAGGGAAAAAAGTAGGACTTATTGATGCAGATATTTATGGTTTTAGTGTACCTGATATGATGGGAATTACAAAAAGACCAGTTGTTAGAGGCGAAAAAATTATTCCTGTTGAAAGATTTGGCGTGGAGGTCATTTCAATGGGATTCTTTGTTGAAGACAACGCACCAGTAATATGGCGGGGCCCAATGTTAGGAAAAATGCTTACAAATTTCTTCCATGAGGTTGAATGGGGAGATCTTGATTACTTACTATTAGATTTACCACCAGGAACAGGTGATGTGGCATTAGATATTCACTCTATGCTGCCAGCATGTAAAGAAATTATCGTATCAACACCACACCCGACTGCTGCTTTTGTAGCTGCAAGAGCTGGGGCAATGGCTATACAAACAGATCATGAAATTATTGGTGTCATTGAAAATATGGCATATTTCGAAAGTGCTAAGACTGGTGAGAAGGAGTATATCTTTGGTCGCGGTGGCGGGGAAAAACTTGCCGAAGAACTCCGAGTACCCCTTATTGGGAAAATTCCATTACAGCAGCCTGATTGGAATGAAGAGGATTTTGCACCATCTGTATATGGTGAAGATCATCCAATCGGTCAAATCTATCTATCGATCGGAAAACAGGTGACAAATCTTATTCCTGTAAAAGCATAA
- a CDS encoding SRPBCC family protein, translating to MSDNKPKNSLITKVEGRELIIERIIDAPRDLVFKAFSVSKNLESWWGPKGWQTENYKFEFEPNGVWHYCMRCNDRSQGDFYGQESWGKAVYHEIIVPEKIVYTDTFSDKEGNAVDGMPEILVTIMFVEYEGKTKLVTRSQFISIDTLQQVMDMGVVEGFASQLESLDDYLKELP from the coding sequence ATGTCCGATAACAAGCCAAAGAATAGTTTGATTACGAAAGTTGAAGGTCGAGAACTAATCATTGAGAGGATTATTGATGCTCCGCGAGATCTTGTATTTAAGGCATTTTCGGTTTCTAAGAATTTAGAGAGCTGGTGGGGACCTAAGGGATGGCAAACCGAAAATTACAAATTTGAGTTTGAGCCTAATGGCGTATGGCATTATTGTATGAGGTGTAATGATAGGAGCCAAGGAGATTTTTATGGGCAGGAATCTTGGGGGAAAGCTGTGTACCATGAAATAATTGTACCAGAGAAGATTGTCTATACTGATACGTTTTCTGATAAGGAAGGGAATGCTGTCGATGGTATGCCAGAGATACTAGTTACGATCATGTTCGTTGAATACGAAGGTAAGACGAAACTCGTTACGCGTTCTCAATTCATATCAATTGATACTCTTCAACAAGTAATGGATATGGGGGTTGTTGAGGGATTCGCCTCACAATTAGAGAGCCTTGATGACTATTTAAAAGAGCTTCCGTAG